One genomic window of Quercus robur chromosome 6, dhQueRobu3.1, whole genome shotgun sequence includes the following:
- the LOC126690013 gene encoding uncharacterized protein LOC126690013, with translation MDVKSAFLNGMLQEEVYVEQPKGFVDPHRPDDVYKLKRALYGLKQAPRAWYDRLTAYLTEYGFKRGFVKQMDSGIYINQAKYARNLVKRFGLNKAAHARAPMAANVKLTNDPSSEFVDVTLYRSMTASRPDIAFSVSAGNADDRKSTTASLDEKVFE, from the exons atggatgtcaagagtGCTTTTTTGAATGGGatgttgcaagaagaggtataTGTTGAACAACCAAAGGGTTTTGTTGATCCTCACAGACCGGATGATGTCTACAAGTTAAAGAGAGCGctttatggtttgaaacaagctcctagggcttggtatgatagattgactgcATATCTCACTGAGTATGGATTCAAAAGGGGATTT GTGAAGCAAATGGACTCAGGaatctacatcaaccaagcaaagTATGCAAGAaatctagtcaagagatttgggctTAACAAGGCTGCCCATGCTAGAGCACCAATGGCTGCAAATGTAAAATTAACCAATGATCCATCAAGTGAGTTtgttgatgttacattatatAGAAGCATGACTGCAAGTCGGCCTGATATTGCTTTTAGTGTTAGT GCCGGTAATGCcgatgatagaaaaagcaccactg cttctttggatgaaaaagttTTTGAGTGA